In Dyadobacter sp. NIV53, a single window of DNA contains:
- the treY gene encoding malto-oligosyltrehalose synthase → MNNPIATYRLQFHKAFTFTDLEEIIPYLQKLGISTIYASPVFKSTSGSTHGYDGVNPNEIDPEIGTLEKLSEISKTLKTHQIDWLQDIVPNHMAFGSENPWLMDIFEKGRQSVYASFFDIAWNSRLFHGKLMVPFLESDLDEALENNKVTVEFASGRLVLKYEESAFPLNSGSYLTILSSEELTKNQSMAQISAQIKEINELEEPQVFSQRWNELVLQLASLYNNETIKKLIEVRLDEINESKEKLSEIIDLQTYELCHWQKTEHQINFRRFFTVNDLICINIQNEEVFQEYHTLIKSLIEQGVFQGLRIDHIDGLYDPELYLNQIRELAGNDTYIVAEKILEKDENLPQNWPIEGTTGYEFLAMVNNLLTDKTSEQTFTNFYQELKGEKLPVKNQLLTKKSHILYDQMGGELENLFQLFAELNLAEKEHIEEIGKENVRNAIGEFLIHCPVYRYYGNRFPIDHEEFTALENIFNEVKKIHPQLSAAAGLIEQSLLEKTKEGNKEYNERALEFYQRCMQFTGPLMAKGGEDTLMYTYERFIGHNDVGDTPESFGLSMEDFHKKMKQRQNDWPLSLNATSTHDTKRGEDVRARLNVLTELPDYWIDNVKKWQEINAPLKKKLSAPDSNDEYLIYQMLLGAFPMPDEDEDDFANRFDEYLQKALREAKTNSSWAQPNEDYETGTKEFVHTIMSKNSDFWKEFSKFQSEIADYGIVNSLAQLLLKFTCPGIPDVYQGCELWDFSLVDPDNRRPVDFAKRQRWLTELENDQENFLENLWKDRNNACIKLWLTQQLFSLRKENHALFSNGNYVPLKVKGIYKDNILAFGRSYKNTFLVVAVPIHSAGLCKKQGKDLSELDWKNTQIVIPKGLNAGWENILDGNKTEHSSNFSPFELFKNFPVAVLQGSKMANERNSGILVHITSLASHFGIGDMGPEAFAFADFLNRANQKVWQLLPLNPTEAAQGNSPYSALSSRAGNPLLISPEVLVKDGLLENTNLQEYYLPQNGKTDYEKAERVKIDLLEMAYANFTEDTISFPKENFEQFCTDNKEWLDDFSIYMVLKNLNECKPWYEWEEKFRLRDAETLTNLEDAEADQIQFVKWVQYIFDKQWKSLRKYCNNLDIKLLGDIPFYVSYDSADVWAHTNLFLIDKTGKMTGVAGVPPDSFSEDGQLWGMPVFNWEANKEQEYKWWIARLRKNTELFDVVRLDHFRAFADYWEVSGGEKTAVNGEWKPGPDAAFFITVEAALGGLPFVAEDLGEHSAAVSRLRDEFNLPGMKVLQFAFEDNMPQSDHIPHNFTPNFIGYTGTHDNNTIKGWFRQDIDEEKRKRLEEYAGRKLDENNINQVMAAMIYSSVVKTAMLPIQDALNLDETSKMNIPGSSKDNWLWRLKPGQLTRDVEKRLKKWTALYNRD, encoded by the coding sequence ATGAATAACCCAATTGCAACGTATCGTTTACAATTCCATAAAGCGTTTACTTTCACAGATCTTGAAGAAATCATTCCTTACTTACAAAAGTTAGGAATAAGTACCATTTATGCTTCTCCCGTTTTTAAATCAACATCCGGAAGCACACACGGTTATGATGGAGTGAATCCCAATGAAATTGATCCGGAAATTGGTACACTTGAAAAACTGTCTGAAATAAGTAAAACTTTAAAAACACATCAGATTGACTGGTTACAGGATATTGTCCCCAATCACATGGCTTTTGGTTCCGAAAATCCCTGGCTGATGGATATTTTCGAAAAAGGCAGGCAGTCGGTATACGCATCGTTTTTTGACATTGCCTGGAACAGCCGATTGTTTCATGGAAAACTCATGGTTCCATTTCTGGAATCGGATTTGGACGAAGCTTTGGAAAACAATAAAGTAACGGTTGAATTTGCTTCCGGCCGGTTGGTGCTCAAATATGAAGAATCGGCTTTCCCGCTTAACTCAGGTTCATACCTTACCATATTGAGTTCGGAAGAGCTTACTAAAAACCAATCCATGGCTCAGATTTCGGCTCAAATCAAGGAAATTAACGAATTGGAAGAACCACAGGTTTTTTCCCAAAGATGGAATGAGCTTGTATTACAATTGGCTTCTCTGTACAACAATGAAACAATAAAAAAACTCATTGAAGTTAGACTTGATGAAATAAATGAAAGCAAAGAAAAATTATCCGAGATAATTGATCTGCAAACGTATGAATTATGCCACTGGCAAAAAACAGAGCACCAGATCAACTTTCGGAGGTTTTTTACTGTTAACGACCTCATTTGTATTAATATTCAAAATGAAGAAGTTTTTCAGGAATACCATACACTTATTAAATCCCTGATTGAACAAGGCGTTTTTCAGGGATTGCGGATTGACCATATTGATGGCCTTTATGATCCGGAGTTGTACCTGAACCAGATCCGGGAACTGGCTGGCAATGATACTTATATAGTTGCTGAAAAAATTCTTGAAAAGGATGAAAATTTGCCTCAAAACTGGCCAATTGAAGGCACAACCGGATATGAGTTTCTGGCAATGGTCAATAATTTACTGACTGATAAAACAAGTGAACAAACATTTACAAACTTTTATCAGGAATTAAAAGGAGAAAAACTACCCGTAAAAAATCAATTGCTCACAAAGAAATCGCACATTCTATATGACCAGATGGGCGGAGAACTGGAAAACTTATTTCAGTTATTTGCAGAGTTGAATCTCGCTGAGAAGGAACATATCGAAGAAATCGGCAAAGAAAACGTCAGGAACGCTATTGGTGAATTTTTAATTCATTGTCCGGTTTACCGCTATTATGGCAACCGTTTTCCAATTGATCATGAAGAGTTTACCGCATTGGAAAATATTTTTAATGAGGTAAAGAAAATCCATCCCCAACTTTCAGCAGCCGCCGGGTTGATAGAGCAATCCTTACTGGAAAAGACAAAAGAGGGTAATAAGGAATATAATGAAAGGGCATTAGAGTTTTATCAGCGATGTATGCAATTTACTGGTCCGCTTATGGCAAAAGGCGGTGAAGATACATTGATGTATACTTATGAGCGCTTCATTGGGCATAATGATGTTGGCGATACTCCTGAAAGTTTTGGACTTTCAATGGAGGATTTTCATAAAAAAATGAAACAACGCCAAAATGACTGGCCCCTCTCGCTGAATGCTACATCCACACACGATACCAAGCGCGGGGAAGATGTGAGGGCAAGATTGAATGTACTCACTGAACTTCCTGATTACTGGATTGACAACGTTAAGAAATGGCAGGAGATCAATGCTCCACTTAAGAAAAAGTTGTCCGCACCAGACAGCAATGATGAATATCTGATCTATCAAATGTTACTGGGAGCATTTCCCATGCCAGACGAAGATGAGGACGACTTTGCCAATCGGTTTGATGAATATTTGCAAAAAGCCTTACGCGAAGCAAAAACAAATTCCAGCTGGGCTCAACCTAACGAAGATTACGAAACCGGAACGAAGGAGTTTGTACATACCATAATGAGTAAAAACAGTGATTTCTGGAAAGAGTTCTCAAAATTCCAAAGTGAAATAGCCGATTACGGTATTGTCAATTCACTTGCGCAGTTATTGTTGAAGTTTACTTGTCCGGGTATACCGGATGTGTATCAGGGTTGTGAATTGTGGGATTTCAGCCTGGTTGATCCTGATAACAGGCGACCGGTTGATTTTGCAAAGAGACAACGATGGCTTACTGAACTTGAAAATGATCAGGAAAACTTTTTGGAAAACCTCTGGAAAGATCGTAACAACGCGTGTATTAAACTTTGGCTGACACAGCAGCTTTTCAGTTTACGGAAAGAAAATCATGCACTTTTTTCAAACGGCAATTATGTTCCGCTGAAGGTGAAGGGAATATACAAGGATAATATTCTGGCTTTTGGACGTAGTTATAAAAATACTTTTCTGGTTGTAGCGGTGCCTATACATTCTGCTGGTTTGTGTAAAAAACAAGGAAAAGATTTATCCGAACTGGATTGGAAAAATACGCAGATTGTTATTCCCAAAGGCCTGAATGCCGGGTGGGAAAATATATTGGATGGAAACAAAACAGAACATTCCTCCAATTTTTCACCTTTTGAGCTGTTTAAAAATTTCCCCGTCGCAGTTTTACAAGGAAGTAAAATGGCTAACGAGCGAAATTCCGGGATTCTGGTACATATTACTTCGCTGGCTTCGCATTTTGGTATTGGTGATATGGGTCCCGAAGCCTTTGCTTTTGCTGACTTTTTGAACCGTGCTAACCAAAAAGTATGGCAATTACTTCCTCTAAATCCAACAGAAGCCGCTCAGGGAAACTCCCCATACAGTGCTTTATCAAGCCGGGCCGGAAATCCGCTTTTGATAAGTCCGGAAGTGCTCGTTAAAGATGGTTTACTGGAAAATACGAATTTGCAAGAATATTATTTACCGCAGAATGGTAAAACAGACTACGAAAAAGCGGAGCGAGTTAAAATAGATTTGCTTGAAATGGCTTATGCTAATTTTACAGAGGATACTATTTCGTTTCCAAAAGAAAACTTTGAACAGTTTTGTACAGATAATAAGGAATGGCTGGATGATTTTTCAATTTATATGGTTTTGAAAAACTTAAATGAATGCAAACCATGGTATGAATGGGAAGAAAAATTCAGGCTCCGGGATGCTGAAACGTTAACAAATCTGGAAGACGCTGAAGCTGATCAGATACAGTTTGTAAAATGGGTGCAGTACATTTTTGACAAACAATGGAAATCACTCAGAAAATATTGTAATAATCTGGATATTAAACTACTCGGAGATATTCCGTTTTATGTAAGCTATGATTCAGCCGATGTTTGGGCACATACAAATCTTTTTCTCATAGATAAAACCGGAAAAATGACAGGAGTTGCAGGCGTACCTCCCGATTCCTTTTCAGAAGATGGCCAGCTTTGGGGAATGCCGGTTTTCAACTGGGAAGCAAATAAAGAGCAGGAGTATAAATGGTGGATAGCTCGTTTGCGCAAAAATACTGAGTTATTTGATGTGGTCCGTCTGGATCATTTCCGTGCTTTTGCCGATTATTGGGAAGTTTCGGGCGGAGAGAAAACCGCTGTTAACGGAGAATGGAAACCTGGACCGGATGCGGCTTTTTTCATAACCGTTGAAGCTGCGTTGGGAGGATTACCGTTTGTTGCTGAGGATCTTGGAGAACATAGCGCCGCAGTTTCCAGGTTACGGGATGAATTTAATTTGCCGGGCATGAAAGTACTGCAGTTTGCTTTTGAGGATAACATGCCACAATCAGATCATATTCCGCATAATTTCACACCCAATTTTATCGGTTACACAGGAACACACGACAACAATACAATAAAAGGCTGGTTCAGACAGGATATAGATGAGGAAAAGCGCAAAAGACTGGAAGAATATGCAGGACGCAAACTGGATGAAAACAATATAAATCAGGTGATGGCAGCCATGATTTATTCTTCTGTTGTAAAAACGGCGATGCTTCCGATTCAGGATGCATTAAATCTGGACGAAACCAGCAAAATGAACATTCCTGGTTCCAGTAAAGACAATTGGTTATGGCGTTTAAAACCCGGACAACTGACCCGGGATGTAGAAAAGCGGCTTAAAAAATGGACTGCACTATACAACCGTGATTGA
- the treZ gene encoding malto-oligosyltrehalose trehalohydrolase, translating to MNNVNIATRIIGVNFDKKGQANVVLWAPEVQQAEIVILSLDQSIPLVRKEHGYWTLTTNALKAGELYRFILDGNEQFPDPVSLSQPDGVHGASQAMDITSFEWSDQNWKNHPLKNFIIYELHTGTFTTKGTFACLEDKLDYLIDLGVTAIEIMPVAQFSGDRNWGYDGVFPFCVQNSYGGAESLQHLVDTCHDKGLAVILDVVFNHIGPEGNHLESFGPYFTDKYHTPWGNAINFDDSWCDGVRQFYIENTLMWFRDFHIDALRMDAVHAIKDFSPVHILKEIKEHVDQLMQETGRRYYLIAELDLNDTRFINAIDKGGYGMDSQWIDEFHHALRVSSGQERSGYYSDFDGITSLAKSFQDAYVYDGQYSDHRKKRFGIKASDNPGQQFVVFSQNHDQVGNRMLGERTSELVSPEMQKLLAGAVFISPYIPMLFMGEEYGETNRFQYFVSHTDPELAEAVRKGRKKEFEAFHREGQAPDPMGEETFINSKLQWELTDKETHKTLLSYYTKLIEIRKQQPAIHVLNRKELSVECNVEQKIIILHRQYKIQDIICLMNFSRKAQQIRVPVYAPVWSKLLASSDKKWNGPTDLPESVSEELSLVLPPESFTIYTNMYE from the coding sequence ATGAACAATGTGAATATTGCCACCCGGATCATTGGCGTGAATTTCGATAAAAAAGGGCAGGCAAATGTAGTTTTATGGGCACCAGAAGTACAACAAGCCGAAATTGTTATTCTGTCCCTGGATCAAAGCATTCCGTTAGTAAGAAAAGAACATGGCTATTGGACGCTCACAACCAATGCCCTGAAAGCAGGTGAACTGTATCGTTTTATATTAGACGGCAACGAGCAGTTTCCTGATCCTGTTTCTTTATCACAGCCGGATGGCGTTCATGGTGCTTCACAGGCTATGGACATCACATCATTTGAATGGTCGGACCAAAACTGGAAAAATCATCCGTTGAAAAATTTTATCATATATGAGCTCCATACAGGCACCTTTACGACTAAAGGTACTTTCGCATGTTTGGAAGATAAACTTGATTATTTGATAGATCTTGGCGTCACGGCCATTGAAATTATGCCGGTTGCGCAATTTTCCGGAGACCGTAACTGGGGATATGACGGGGTTTTTCCGTTTTGTGTTCAAAATTCGTACGGAGGAGCTGAGAGTTTACAGCATTTGGTTGATACATGCCACGATAAAGGACTGGCCGTAATTCTGGATGTTGTATTCAATCATATTGGCCCGGAAGGTAACCATCTGGAAAGCTTTGGCCCTTATTTTACAGACAAATACCATACACCCTGGGGTAATGCAATAAACTTCGACGATTCGTGGTGTGATGGTGTCAGGCAGTTTTATATTGAAAATACATTGATGTGGTTCCGTGATTTCCATATTGATGCATTACGTATGGATGCGGTTCATGCCATCAAGGATTTCAGTCCGGTTCATATTCTGAAAGAGATTAAAGAACATGTTGACCAGCTGATGCAGGAAACCGGCCGCCGCTATTACCTGATCGCCGAACTGGACTTGAATGATACGCGGTTTATTAATGCGATTGATAAAGGCGGATATGGAATGGATAGCCAGTGGATTGATGAATTCCATCATGCATTAAGGGTCAGTTCGGGACAGGAACGATCCGGATATTATTCAGATTTTGACGGAATCACATCTCTGGCAAAATCATTTCAGGACGCCTACGTATACGATGGACAGTACTCGGATCATCGTAAAAAGAGATTCGGAATTAAAGCTTCTGACAATCCCGGACAGCAGTTTGTTGTATTCTCCCAAAACCATGATCAGGTAGGAAACCGTATGCTTGGAGAGCGCACCAGCGAACTGGTTAGCCCGGAAATGCAAAAACTATTGGCAGGAGCCGTTTTCATAAGTCCCTACATTCCAATGCTTTTTATGGGAGAAGAATATGGCGAAACAAACAGGTTCCAATATTTTGTCAGTCACACAGATCCTGAGCTTGCAGAAGCCGTTAGGAAAGGCCGGAAGAAAGAGTTCGAAGCATTTCATAGGGAAGGACAAGCTCCCGATCCAATGGGCGAAGAAACTTTCATTAATTCCAAACTGCAATGGGAATTAACTGATAAAGAAACACATAAAACATTACTCAGCTATTATACCAAACTAATTGAAATCAGAAAGCAGCAGCCGGCAATACATGTTTTAAACAGAAAAGAATTATCTGTGGAATGTAATGTAGAGCAGAAGATAATCATTTTACACCGGCAGTATAAAATTCAGGATATTATCTGCCTGATGAATTTTTCAAGAAAAGCGCAGCAAATCCGGGTTCCTGTTTATGCACCAGTATGGTCAAAACTGTTAGCATCATCTGACAAAAAATGGAACGGGCCAACCGATTTACCTGAGTCAGTCTCAGAAGAATTATCACTGGTGCTGCCGCCGGAATCGTTTACAATTTACACCAACATGTATGAATAA